One region of Fragaria vesca subsp. vesca linkage group LG4, FraVesHawaii_1.0, whole genome shotgun sequence genomic DNA includes:
- the LOC101291523 gene encoding F-box protein CPR30-like, translating into MVRCNEIRRQLMDLPMDMLVDILLRLPVESLRHIRRVCKTLLNTIDSLSFIRQHTLLLIAGNNHVVHRVPQLMCLAQTHPPSDGEEITIFATLQSLRYDGGTALTKGEFTYSTSSPSPANYMINFVFYNLFCMDWEDGHCLLINPLLKQVLTLPTDNIRQLTKYGLNCEVYFWYGMGFDDITNTYKIVRVSRFANKENYRDIRGRLVHILVLGTNSWREIPSLPPSGLPRLYAVCAHGDMHWLIRRMTGGVIKGHIISFDFKTEEFHWTPTPPTLQRSNMNSTSHLLTLRGSMAIVETFPLAEGGMKVEIWVMKNYAKKEWAREYSINVDMRPEHELNYGTCGEWEHGIFFNDHYIFCLKSENMTRLFLDLRSDSVNTAICPLENELLVNIKSYTGSLISLKDFGTSGFSSTDEPSS; encoded by the coding sequence ATGGTGAGGTGCAACGAAATTCGGAGGCAACTGATGGATCTACCTATGGATATGTTGGTGGACATCCTTTTGAGGCTGCCGGTAGAATCACTGCGTCACATCAGACGTGTGTGCAAGACCTTGTTAAACACAATTGACAGCCTCTCTTTCATCAGGCAACACACACTTTTACTCATTGCAGGCAACAACCATGTTGTTCATCGAGTACCTCAACTTATGTGCCTTGCTCAAACTCATCCTCCTTCCGATGGAGAAGAGATTACTATATTTGCGACTTTGCAATCACTGAGATATGATGGCGGCACCGCCCTGACAAAAGGCGAATTCACATATTCGACATCAAGCCCTTCCCCGGCAAACTACATGATAAATTTTGTTTTCTACAACTTGTTTTGCATGGACTGGGAAGATGGACATTGCTTGTTGATCAATCCTCTTCTTAAACAAGTTCTAACTCTCCCAACTGATAACATCCGACAACTTACAAAATATGGTCTGAATTGTGAAGTGTACTTTTGGTATGGTATGGGATTTGATGATATAACCAACACCTACAAAATTGTTCGTGTTTCTAGGTTTGCCAATAAGGAAAACTATCGTGATATTCGCGGCAGGTTAGTGCATATTCTAGTATTGGGCACCAACTCCTGGAGAGAAATACCATCCCTTCCTCCCTCTGGTTTACCTCGCTTGTATGCTGTTTGTGCACACGGAGATATGCATTGGCTGATTAGAAGAATGACAGGAGGTGTAATAAAAGGACATATAATTTCTTTCGACTTCAAAACAGAAGAGTTTCACTGGACTCCTACCCCTCCCACATTGCAAAGGTCGAACATGAACTCCACCTCGCACTTGCTTACTTTAAGAGGATCCATGGCCATTGTGGAGACGTTTCCATTAGCAGAAGGAGGTATGAAGGTTGAGATATGGGTGATGAAAAATTATGCAAAAAAAGAATGGGCCAGAGAATACAGCATAAATGTCGACATGCGTCCTGAGCATGAGTTGAACTATGGGACTTGTGGTGAATGGGAGCATGGCATATTTTTCAATGATCATTACATTTTCTGTTTAAAGTCTGAGAATATGACTAGATTGTTTTTGGATCTTAGAAGTGATTCCGTCAATACTGCGATATGCCCACTTGAGAATGAGTTGCTTGTAAACATCAAGAGCTATACTGGGAGCTTGATTTCCTTAAAAGATTTTGGTACTTCTGGTTTCAGTAGTACTGATGAGCCTAGCTCATGA